In Macadamia integrifolia cultivar HAES 741 chromosome 1, SCU_Mint_v3, whole genome shotgun sequence, a single window of DNA contains:
- the LOC122071879 gene encoding uncharacterized protein LOC122071879 produces the protein MDAEEMLQLFDSCWWFGDEISTEKQPSASPATDPVHEIQSKTPKPAISRLPTLLVRSRSDDLSFQRSFKSDSPSPKSVILVPKLQPILSGKEVVEVAESNTKQENIEKPVKRKRDLRWRSSSKSLSDLEFEELKGFMDLGFVFSEEDKDSSLVSIIPGLQRLGKKSDEMETIIDESKIPRPYLSEAWDLLDRRMEKNPLMNWRIPASVSFLSGNDECVIAAAKQRGIDVLLNEEPNRETPSIVSFGEKQRFQGSAGSASATMNPKSTNLSAKEVD, from the exons ATGGATGCCGAAGAAATGCTGCAGCTTTTCGACTCTTGTTGGTGGTTTGGGGATGAAATTTCCACAGAAAAGCAACCTTCAGCGTCTCCTGCGACGGACCCAGTTCATGAAATCCAAAGCAAAACCCCAAAGCCTGCCATCTCTCGTCTTCCCACGCTTCTTGTTCGATCCCGAAGTGACGATTTGAGCTTTCAAAGAAGCTTCAAATCAGATTCTCCTTCCCCGAAGTCAGTTATCCTCGTGCCGAAACTCCAACCGATTCTTTCAGGCAAAGAAGTTGTAGAAGTTGCAGAAAGCAACACGAAACAAGAAAATATCGAGAAACCTGTCAAGAGAAAAAGGGACTTGAGATGGAGAAGCAGCAGTAAGAGCTTATCAGACCTGGAATTTGAAGAGCTAAAAGGGTTCATGGATCTGGGTTTTGTCTTCTCTGAAGAAGATAAGGATTCAAGTTTGGTTTCTATCATTCCTGGGTTGCAGAGATTGGGGAAGAAATCGGATGAAATGGAGACTATCATTGACGAATCTAAAATTCCAAGACCTTATCTTTCTGAAGCTTGGGATCTGCTTGATCGAAGAATGGAAAAGAACCCATTAATGAATTGGAGAATTCCTGCTTCAG TGAGCTTTCTTTCCGGAAACGATGAGTGCGTTATTGCTGCAGCGAAGCAGcggggcattgatgttttgcTGAATGAGGAACCGAATCGTGAAACACCGTCTATTGTCTCATTTGGTGAGAAACAACGGTTCCAGGGTTCCGCTGGCTCTGCTTCTGCAACCATGAATCCAAAATCCACAAATCTCTCAGCTAAAGAGGTTGATTAG